In Scatophagus argus isolate fScaArg1 chromosome 7, fScaArg1.pri, whole genome shotgun sequence, a genomic segment contains:
- the pgpep1l gene encoding pyroglutamyl-peptidase 1-like protein, with translation MNEAEVVVVTGFGPFRQFLVNPSWTAAQVVFEKQQSVRYMHTFAVHLGVARGSSVVILEQTGKNSGYRDKDVSGFCPENHCCVEGGPEKLDSVVDMRAVVRQAAMDVIYSRDAGRYLCDFAYYCSLYHGQRRAALIHVPSSGSLTSADRLVPLLQTLIQIMLHQLEEPSDRQSQ, from the exons ATGAATGAAGCAGAAGTCGTGGTCGttacag GCTTTGGACCTTTCAGGCAGTTCTTAGTGAACCCCAGCTGGACAGCAGCTCAGGTAGTGTTTGAGAAGCAGCAGTCAGTGCGTTACATGCACACT tTTGCTGTGCATTTGGGCGTAGCCAGAGGCTCCAGTGTCGTCATTTTGGAGCAGACGGGGAAGAACAGCGGGTACAGAGATAAGGATGTGAGCGGCTTCTGTCCTGAGAATCACTGCTGCGTGGAAGGAGGACCGGAGAAACTGGACTCGGTCGTTGACATGAGGGCTGTGGTCAGACAAGCAGCGATGGATGTCATTTATTCAAGAGACGCTGGCAG gTACCTTTGTGATTTTGCGTATTACTGCTCACTGTATCACGGTCAGAGGCGAGCGGCCCTCATCCATGTGCCTTCATCTGGCAGCCTGACCTCAGCTGACAGACTGGTACCTCTGCTGCAGACCCTCATTCAGATCATGCTCCACCAGCTGGAGGAGCCTTCAGACAGGCAGTCACAGTAA